The following are encoded in a window of Cucurbita pepo subsp. pepo cultivar mu-cu-16 chromosome LG12, ASM280686v2, whole genome shotgun sequence genomic DNA:
- the LOC111807626 gene encoding AMSH-like ubiquitin thioesterase 3 isoform X2, producing the protein MKINIDREARKVAVDNRIPLRNYFRIADNLLKQADIYREENNVVDLFIILLRFSSLVSETIPRHRDYQAFFPKEKIFYKKKLLSVVDELESLKPEFDRRVNELEKVSGRPRLPLSDEQGGVSNSLRPSSMIQPYANGNYSLALDQKQPQSSWRYHDGRGQVSQSSYSRIENRLSNLSLNVPLPKPETLSRHSILGPSGFQGQWKGPSTDKIHYPRNQDFTPLDSRLNQIEQCDLVAHKDSGPGGVVSMMESVLSLDDGRWPHPADISITPLITEVREDPFPLVKQPPPPPVLAKVQQEYAAIPPSKVADPRPGVAKQSMDESESFQRLHIPVKMLDDFLRLARENTNKNLETCGVLAGSLKNRVFYISTLIIPKQESTSDSCQTLNEEEIFEVQDRLSLFPLGWIHTHPSQTCFMSSVDLHTHYSYQIMLPEAIAIVMAPTDASSPYGIFHLSDPGGVSVIRNCQQRGFHPHEEPEDGSPLYEHCSHVLMNPNAKFDVIDLR; encoded by the exons atgaaaatcaacatCGATAGGGAGGCACGAAAAGTTGCGGTTGATAATCGAATTCCTCTCCGGAATTACTTCCGGATCGCCGATAATCTCTTAAAACAG GCTGATATTTATCGGGAGGAGAATAATGTTGTGGATTTGTTCATTATACTTCTTAGGTTTTCAAG CTTGGTTTCCGAAACCATACCACGGCATCGTGATTACCAGGCTTTTTTCCCAAAGGAGAAGATATTTTACAAGAAG AAACTGCTGAGTGTAGTAGATGAACTTGAGTCCTTGAAACCTGAATTTGATCGCCGAGTAAATGAACTGGAGAAAGTGTCTGGACGGCCTCGTCTTCCTCTATCCGATGAGCAGGGAGGAGTTTCAAACAGTCTGCGGCCGTCTTCTATGATACAGCCCTATGCAAATGGAAACTATTCATTGGCCTTGGATCAAAAGCAG CCACAATCTTCATGGAGGTATCATGATGGCCGAGGTCAAGTTTCTCAATCAAGTTACTCAAGGATTGAGAATAGGTTATCAAATCT GTCTCTTAATGTACCACTTCCGAAACCCGAAACTCTGTCTAGACACTCTATTTTGGGACCTAGTGGTTTTCAGGGCCAATGGAAGGGACCAAGTACAGATAAG ATTCACTATCCAAGAAATCAGGACTTTACTCCTTTAGATTCAAG ACTGAATCAAATTGAACAATGTGATCTAGTGGCGCATAAAGATAGTGGTCCAGGAGGTGTCGTGTCGATGATGGAATCAGTGCTCTCACTAGATGATGGTAGATGGCCTCATCCTGCAGACATATCTATTACTCCATTGATAACAGAAGTAAGGGAGGATCCTTTCCCATTGGTTAAAcaacctcctcctcctcctgtTCTTGCAAAGGTTCAGCAGGAATATGCGGCAATTCCCCCATCTAAAGTTGCGGATCCAAGGCCTGGAGTGGCAAAACAATCGATGGATGAGTCCGAGTCGTTCCAACGTTTACACATT CCAGTAAAAATGCTGGATGATTTCTTGAGATTGGCTCGAGAAAATACAAATAAGAATCTGGAGACTTGTGGTGTTCTAGCTGGCTCTCTG AAAAACAGGGTTTTTTACATATCTACGCTCATAATCCCAAAGCAAGAATCAACATCAGATTCC TGCCAGACGTTGAACGAAGAGGAAATATTCGAGGTTCAAGACAGATTATCACTTTTTCCCCTTGGTTGGATCCAT ACACATCCATCACAAACCTGTTTCATGTCATCTGTGGATTTGCACACGCATTACTCGTACCAG ATTATGCTACCAGAAGCGATTGCAATCGTCATGGCTCCAACCGATGCGTCAAG CCCATATGGAATATTTCATTTGTCCGACCCAGGTGGCGTGTCGGTCATCCGCAACTGCCAACAACGTGGATTTCATCCCCACGAGGAGCCTGAAGATGGGAGTCCACTCTATGAACACTGCTCTCATGTTTTGATGAATCCGAATGCGAAGTTTGACGTTATCGACTTGAGGTAA
- the LOC111807626 gene encoding AMSH-like ubiquitin thioesterase 3 isoform X1, which produces MKINIDREARKVAVDNRIPLRNYFRIADNLLKQADIYREENNVVDLFIILLRFSSLVSETIPRHRDYQAFFPKEKIFYKKKLLSVVDELESLKPEFDRRVNELEKVSGRPRLPLSDEQGGVSNSLRPSSMIQPYANGNYSLALDQKQHANSQPQSSWRYHDGRGQVSQSSYSRIENRLSNLSLNVPLPKPETLSRHSILGPSGFQGQWKGPSTDKIHYPRNQDFTPLDSRLNQIEQCDLVAHKDSGPGGVVSMMESVLSLDDGRWPHPADISITPLITEVREDPFPLVKQPPPPPVLAKVQQEYAAIPPSKVADPRPGVAKQSMDESESFQRLHIPVKMLDDFLRLARENTNKNLETCGVLAGSLKNRVFYISTLIIPKQESTSDSCQTLNEEEIFEVQDRLSLFPLGWIHTHPSQTCFMSSVDLHTHYSYQIMLPEAIAIVMAPTDASSPYGIFHLSDPGGVSVIRNCQQRGFHPHEEPEDGSPLYEHCSHVLMNPNAKFDVIDLR; this is translated from the exons atgaaaatcaacatCGATAGGGAGGCACGAAAAGTTGCGGTTGATAATCGAATTCCTCTCCGGAATTACTTCCGGATCGCCGATAATCTCTTAAAACAG GCTGATATTTATCGGGAGGAGAATAATGTTGTGGATTTGTTCATTATACTTCTTAGGTTTTCAAG CTTGGTTTCCGAAACCATACCACGGCATCGTGATTACCAGGCTTTTTTCCCAAAGGAGAAGATATTTTACAAGAAG AAACTGCTGAGTGTAGTAGATGAACTTGAGTCCTTGAAACCTGAATTTGATCGCCGAGTAAATGAACTGGAGAAAGTGTCTGGACGGCCTCGTCTTCCTCTATCCGATGAGCAGGGAGGAGTTTCAAACAGTCTGCGGCCGTCTTCTATGATACAGCCCTATGCAAATGGAAACTATTCATTGGCCTTGGATCAAAAGCAG CATGCCAATTCACAGCCACAATCTTCATGGAGGTATCATGATGGCCGAGGTCAAGTTTCTCAATCAAGTTACTCAAGGATTGAGAATAGGTTATCAAATCT GTCTCTTAATGTACCACTTCCGAAACCCGAAACTCTGTCTAGACACTCTATTTTGGGACCTAGTGGTTTTCAGGGCCAATGGAAGGGACCAAGTACAGATAAG ATTCACTATCCAAGAAATCAGGACTTTACTCCTTTAGATTCAAG ACTGAATCAAATTGAACAATGTGATCTAGTGGCGCATAAAGATAGTGGTCCAGGAGGTGTCGTGTCGATGATGGAATCAGTGCTCTCACTAGATGATGGTAGATGGCCTCATCCTGCAGACATATCTATTACTCCATTGATAACAGAAGTAAGGGAGGATCCTTTCCCATTGGTTAAAcaacctcctcctcctcctgtTCTTGCAAAGGTTCAGCAGGAATATGCGGCAATTCCCCCATCTAAAGTTGCGGATCCAAGGCCTGGAGTGGCAAAACAATCGATGGATGAGTCCGAGTCGTTCCAACGTTTACACATT CCAGTAAAAATGCTGGATGATTTCTTGAGATTGGCTCGAGAAAATACAAATAAGAATCTGGAGACTTGTGGTGTTCTAGCTGGCTCTCTG AAAAACAGGGTTTTTTACATATCTACGCTCATAATCCCAAAGCAAGAATCAACATCAGATTCC TGCCAGACGTTGAACGAAGAGGAAATATTCGAGGTTCAAGACAGATTATCACTTTTTCCCCTTGGTTGGATCCAT ACACATCCATCACAAACCTGTTTCATGTCATCTGTGGATTTGCACACGCATTACTCGTACCAG ATTATGCTACCAGAAGCGATTGCAATCGTCATGGCTCCAACCGATGCGTCAAG CCCATATGGAATATTTCATTTGTCCGACCCAGGTGGCGTGTCGGTCATCCGCAACTGCCAACAACGTGGATTTCATCCCCACGAGGAGCCTGAAGATGGGAGTCCACTCTATGAACACTGCTCTCATGTTTTGATGAATCCGAATGCGAAGTTTGACGTTATCGACTTGAGGTAA